The following are encoded in a window of Chlorocebus sabaeus isolate Y175 chromosome 10, mChlSab1.0.hap1, whole genome shotgun sequence genomic DNA:
- the BZW1 gene encoding eIF5-mimic protein 2 isoform X2 encodes MNNQKQQKPTLSGQRFKTRKRDEKERFDPTQFQDCIIQGLTETGTDLEAVAKFLDASGAKLDYRRYAETLFDILVAGGMLAPGGTLADDMMRTDVCVFAAQEDLETMQAFAQVFNKLIRRYKYLEKGFEDEVKKLLLFLKGFSESERNKLAMLTGVLLANGTLNASILNSLYNENLVKEGVSAAFAVKLFKSWINEKDINAVAASLRKVSMDNRLMELFPANKQSVEHFTKYFTEAGLKELSEYVRNQQTIGARKELQKELQEQMSRGDPFKDIILYVKEEMKKNNIPEPVVIGIVWSSVMSTVEWNKKEELVAEQAIKHLKQYSPLLAAFTTQGQSELTLLLKIQEYCYDNIHFMKAFQKIVVLFYKAEVLSEEPILKWYKDAHVAKGKSVFLEQMKKFVEWLKNAEEESESETEEGD; translated from the exons ATGAATAATCAAAAGCAGCAAAAGCCAACGCTATCAGGCCAGcgttttaaaactagaaaaagag ATGAAAAAGAGAGGTTTGACCCTACTCAGTTTCAAGACTGTATTATTCAAGGCTTAACTGAAACCGGTACTGATTTGGAAGCAGTAGCTAAGTTTCTTGATGCTTCTGGAGCAAAACTTGATTACCGTCGATATGCAGAAACACTCTTTGACATTCTGGTGGCTGGTGGAATGCTGG CCCCAGGTGGTACACTGGCAGATGACATGATGCGTACAGATGTCTGCGTGTTTGCAGCCCAAGAAGACCTAGAAACCATGCAAGCATTTGCTCAG GTTTTTAACAAGTTAATCAGGCGCTACAAATACCTGGAGAAAGGTTTTGAAGATGAAGTAAAAAAG cTGCTGCTGTTCTTAAAGGGTTTTTCAGAGTCGGAGAGGAACAAGCTGGCTATGTTGACTGGTGTTCTTCTGGCTAATGGAACACTTAATGCGTCCATTCTTAATAGCCTTTATAATGAGAATTTGGTTAAAGAAG GAGTTTCAGCAGCTTTTGCTGTAAAGCTCTTTAAATCATGGATAAACGAAAAAGATATCAATGCAGTAGCTGCAAGTCTTCGGAAAGTCAGCATGGATAACAGACTGATG GAACTCTTTCCTGCCAATAAGCAAAGTGTTGAACACTTTACAAAGTATTTTACTGAGGCAGGCTTGAAAGAGCTTTCAGAATATGTTCGGAATCAGCAAACCATTGGAGCTCGTAAGGAGCTCCAGAAAGAACTTCAAGAACAGATGTCCCGTGGTGATCCATTTAAGGAT ataattttatatgtcaagGAGGAGATGAAAAAAAACAACATCCCAGAACCAGTTGTCATCGGAATAGTCTGGTCAAGTGTAATGAGCACTGTGGAATGGAACAAAAAAGAGGAGCTTGTAGCAGAGCAAGCCATCAAGCACTTGAAG CAATACAGCCCTCTACTTGCTGCCTTTACTACTCAAGGTCAGTCTGAGCTGACTCTGTTACTGAAGATTCAGGAGTATTGCTATGACAACATTCATTTCATGAAAGCCTTCCAGAAAATAGTGGTGCTTTTTTATAAAG CTGAAGTCCTGAGTGAAGAGCCCATTTTGAAGTGGTATAAAGATGCACATGTTGCGAAGGGGAAGAGTGTTTTCCTTGAGCAAATGAAAAAGTTTGTAGAATGGCTCAAAAATGCAGAAGAAG aATCTGAATCTGAAACTGAAGAAGGTGACTGA
- the BZW1 gene encoding eIF5-mimic protein 2 isoform X1, with protein MYGAAGAPAQSASVPVVHSLRRRPPQAAGVSFMNNQKQQKPTLSGQRFKTRKRDEKERFDPTQFQDCIIQGLTETGTDLEAVAKFLDASGAKLDYRRYAETLFDILVAGGMLAPGGTLADDMMRTDVCVFAAQEDLETMQAFAQVFNKLIRRYKYLEKGFEDEVKKLLLFLKGFSESERNKLAMLTGVLLANGTLNASILNSLYNENLVKEGVSAAFAVKLFKSWINEKDINAVAASLRKVSMDNRLMELFPANKQSVEHFTKYFTEAGLKELSEYVRNQQTIGARKELQKELQEQMSRGDPFKDIILYVKEEMKKNNIPEPVVIGIVWSSVMSTVEWNKKEELVAEQAIKHLKQYSPLLAAFTTQGQSELTLLLKIQEYCYDNIHFMKAFQKIVVLFYKAEVLSEEPILKWYKDAHVAKGKSVFLEQMKKFVEWLKNAEEESESETEEGD; from the exons ATGTACGGGGCGGCTGGGGCCCCGGCGCAAAGCGCCTCAGTACCTGTGGTCCACTCGTTGCGGCGGCGGCCACCGCAGGCGGCAGG GGTGTCTTTTATGAATAATCAAAAGCAGCAAAAGCCAACGCTATCAGGCCAGcgttttaaaactagaaaaagag ATGAAAAAGAGAGGTTTGACCCTACTCAGTTTCAAGACTGTATTATTCAAGGCTTAACTGAAACCGGTACTGATTTGGAAGCAGTAGCTAAGTTTCTTGATGCTTCTGGAGCAAAACTTGATTACCGTCGATATGCAGAAACACTCTTTGACATTCTGGTGGCTGGTGGAATGCTGG CCCCAGGTGGTACACTGGCAGATGACATGATGCGTACAGATGTCTGCGTGTTTGCAGCCCAAGAAGACCTAGAAACCATGCAAGCATTTGCTCAG GTTTTTAACAAGTTAATCAGGCGCTACAAATACCTGGAGAAAGGTTTTGAAGATGAAGTAAAAAAG cTGCTGCTGTTCTTAAAGGGTTTTTCAGAGTCGGAGAGGAACAAGCTGGCTATGTTGACTGGTGTTCTTCTGGCTAATGGAACACTTAATGCGTCCATTCTTAATAGCCTTTATAATGAGAATTTGGTTAAAGAAG GAGTTTCAGCAGCTTTTGCTGTAAAGCTCTTTAAATCATGGATAAACGAAAAAGATATCAATGCAGTAGCTGCAAGTCTTCGGAAAGTCAGCATGGATAACAGACTGATG GAACTCTTTCCTGCCAATAAGCAAAGTGTTGAACACTTTACAAAGTATTTTACTGAGGCAGGCTTGAAAGAGCTTTCAGAATATGTTCGGAATCAGCAAACCATTGGAGCTCGTAAGGAGCTCCAGAAAGAACTTCAAGAACAGATGTCCCGTGGTGATCCATTTAAGGAT ataattttatatgtcaagGAGGAGATGAAAAAAAACAACATCCCAGAACCAGTTGTCATCGGAATAGTCTGGTCAAGTGTAATGAGCACTGTGGAATGGAACAAAAAAGAGGAGCTTGTAGCAGAGCAAGCCATCAAGCACTTGAAG CAATACAGCCCTCTACTTGCTGCCTTTACTACTCAAGGTCAGTCTGAGCTGACTCTGTTACTGAAGATTCAGGAGTATTGCTATGACAACATTCATTTCATGAAAGCCTTCCAGAAAATAGTGGTGCTTTTTTATAAAG CTGAAGTCCTGAGTGAAGAGCCCATTTTGAAGTGGTATAAAGATGCACATGTTGCGAAGGGGAAGAGTGTTTTCCTTGAGCAAATGAAAAAGTTTGTAGAATGGCTCAAAAATGCAGAAGAAG aATCTGAATCTGAAACTGAAGAAGGTGACTGA